A region from the Vicia villosa cultivar HV-30 ecotype Madison, WI linkage group LG3, Vvil1.0, whole genome shotgun sequence genome encodes:
- the LOC131657324 gene encoding pectinesterase-like, with product MEIFGKILFILLLFSSIFSIVSSRKEPSTKNIDWWCNKTPHPKPCKHYTTQMKNHFKIKHRVEFRRMLVQLALEQSLIMQKESQQNSSIEHKIVHGDCLKLIENTIFHLNRTLEGLNNICSPNDAQTWLTTSLTNIETCKNGALELNAQDFNFIVHNNVIEMIRNTLAINMYFLKHNKETGEGSFPSWFSKHERKLLQSKSSLKFNIVVAKDGSGQFKTVQAALDNAAKRKYKARFVIHVKKGVYKENIEVNVHNDNIMLVGDGMQNTIITSSRSVQGGYTTYSSATAGIDGLHFIARDITFQNTAGPHKGQAVALRSASDLSVFYRCAISGYQDTLMTHAQRQFYRQCYIYGTVDFIFGNAAVVFQNCNIFARKPVDGQANMITAQGRGDPFQNTGISFHNCQIRAASDLKPVVDKYKTYLGRPWQQYSRVMVMKTFMDTLVSPLGWSPWGDTDFAQDTLYYGEYENYGPGSSTKDRVKWLGYHVITSPSDASKFTVTGLLAGPSWLATTTVPFTSGL from the exons ATGGAAATCTTTGGAAAAATATTATTCatacttttattattttcttctattttctcAATAGTTTCATCAAGAAAAGAACCTTCCACAAAAAACATAGATTGGTGGTGTAACAAAACACCACATCCTAAACCATGCAAACACTATACAACTCAAATGAAGAATCATTTCAAAATCAAACATAGAGTTGAGTTTAGAAGAATGCTTGTTCAACTAGCCTTAGAACAATCTCTTATCATGCAAAAAGAATCGCAACAAAACTCATCAATCGAGCATAAAATCGTTCATGGTGATTGTTTGAAGCTGATAGAAAACACAATCTTTCATCTCAATCGTACACTAGAAGGATTAAACAATATATGTTCACCAAATGATGCACAAACATGGCTCACAACTTCTCTCACAAACATTGAAACATGTAAAAATGGAGCTTTAGAACTCAATGCGCAAGATTTCAATTTCATTGTTCATAACAATGTAATTGAGATGATAAGGAACACCTTAGCCATCAATATGTATTTCTTGAAACACAACAAAG AAACCGGAGAAGGGTCATTTCCAAGTTGGTTTTCAAAGCATGAgcggaagcttttgcaatctaaATCTTCACTAAAGTTTAATATTGTGGTGGCAAAAGATGGTTCGGGACAGTTTAAGACAGTGCAAGCTGCTTTGGATAATGCTGCTAAGAGAAAATATAAAGCAAGATTTGTGATACATGTGAAGAAAGgtgtttataaagaaaatattgagGTTAATGTTCATAATGATAACATTATGTTGGTTGGTGATGGAATGCAAAATACGATAATAACAAGTTCTAGAAGTGTTCAAGGAGGTTATACTACTTATAGCTCAGCAACAGCTG GTATTGATGGACTTCACTTCATTGCGCGTGACATAACCTTCCAAAATACCGCCGGTCCACACAAAGGTCAAGCAGTGGCGCTACGATCAGCCTCAGATTTGTCTGTCTTCTATCGATGTGCCATATCAGGTTACCAAGACACTCTCATGACGCATGCACAACGTCAATTTTACAGACAATGCTACATCTACGGAACCGTAGACTTCATCTTTGGCAACGCCGCAGTGGTATTCCAAAATTGTAACATTTTCGCGAGAAAGCCAGTAGATGGCCAAGCTAACATGATCACAGCCCAAGGTCGAGGAGATCCATTCCAAAACACCGGAATTTCATTCCACAATTGTCAAATTAGGGCTGCATCGGATCTAAAGCCCGTTGTCGACAAGTACAAAACCTATTTGGGTCGGCCTTGGCAACAATACTCAAGAGTTATGGTGATGAAAACTTTTATGGATACCTTAGTGAGTCCATTGGGTTGGTCTCCATGGGGTGACACTGATTTTGCTCAAGATACTTTGTATTATGGAGAGTATGAAAACTATGGGCCGGGCTCATCGACAAAAGATAGAGTGAAATGGCTGGGCTATCATGTGATTACAAGCCCAAGTGATGCATCAAAGTTTACTGTAACTGGGCTTCTTGCAGGCCCATCATGGTTGGCTACTACTACTGTGCCATTTACATCTGGTCTTTGA